GGACGCCCCCTTCGTGGGCGGCGGCGCCCCTGTCGCGGTCGGCGCGGTCCACCACTACCCCTTCAACTCGCCCTGCGCGGACGCCCTGCGCACCGCCCGCCCGCAGTACGTCCCCGCCGAGGAGGGCGGCCCGGTCCAGTCCACGCTGGCCGTGCCGATGGTCGCCCACGACACCGTCGTAGGACTCGCGCAGTTCGCCCGGACGAAGGGGAGCGAGCCGTTCGGGGACCGGGACCGGGATCTCGCGGTGGAGCTGGCGGCGCGGGCCGCCGTCTGTATCGACAACGCGCGGCTGTACCGGCGCGAGCACGAACGGGCGTTGATACTGCAGCGGTCCCTCCTCCCGCCCGGCGACCCGGAGGCCTCCGGCCTCGACATCGCCTGCCGCTATCTGCCCGGGAACGCGGCGACGGAGGTCGGCGGCGACTGGTTCGACGTCATCGAACTCCCCGGCCACCGCACGGCGTTGGTGGTGGGAGACGTGATGGGACGGGGTCTACGCGCGGCGGTGGCCATGGGTGAACTCCGCACGGCGGTACGGACATTGGCTCTCCTGGACTTGGAACCGGCCGAAGTGCTCTCTGCGTTGGACGAGATCGCCCGGGGCCTCGGCACACCGGGCGGAGTCCAGCAGGCGACGAGGGCGGCCCGCCGCCCCCGCGAGGCGGACCTGGCGGAGGTGTACCTCGCCACCTGTATCTACGCGGTCTACGACTCGGTGACCAGGCGCTGCACCTTCGCCAACGCGGGCCACCTCCCGCCGGTCCTGGTGGAACCGGGCGAGGCCGCGCTGATGTTGGATGTCCCTCCGGGCATGCCCCTAGGGGTCGGCGGCGAGCCCTTCGAGGAGGTGGAGGTCGAACTCCCCGAAGGCGCGCTGCTGGCGCTCTACACGGATGGACTGGTCGAATCCCGCGACCACCCGCTGGACGAGGGCCTCCAGGCGTTCGTGGGCGCGCTGACCGACCCGGCGACGCGCAACTCGTCCGACGACCACCCCCACGCCAAGGCGGCCCTGAACGCGGAGACCCACCGCGACCTGGAGGACGTCTGCGACCACGTCCTCAGCACCCTCGACACCCACCACGGCGAGGACGACATCGCGCTCCTCATGGCCCGCGTCCAGGGCCTGCCCGAGGACTCGGTCGGCGACTGGACGCTGCCGCGCGAACCCCGCAGCGTGGGCCGCGCCCGCGAGTACGCCCGCGCCCGCCTCCAGTCCTGGGACCTCGAACCCCTCATCGACACGGCCGAGTTGCTGGTCAGCGAGCTGGTGACGAACGCGCTGCGGTACGGCGAGGGTGAGATCAGGCTGCGGTTGCTGCTGGACCGCACGCTGGTGTGCGAGGTCTGGGACGCGGGCCTGGTCCAGCCGCGCCGCCGCCGCGCCCGCGACACGGACGAGGGCGGCCGGGGGTTGCAGCTGGTCGGCCTGCTGTCGGCGGCGTGGGGCTCACGCCGGACGCCGCGCGGCAAGACGGTGTGGTTCGAACTGCCGTTGCCGGACGGGGAGAACGGGTTGGTGGATCCGGCGGAGGCGTTGCTGAGCCTGTTCTGACGGCGGCGACGGCTCTGGCGGCTCCGAGGAGTTCTCATTGACCTGGCTGCTCTGCCGGCTTCGGCTGTTCTGGGGCGGCCGGGTGCTGTGCCGGCTGCGGCTGTTCTGAGTCGGCCGGGTGCTGTGCAGGCTTGCGGCGATGGCTGCTGATGCCTGCCAACTGCCCCTACCGGCCGCGGTGTTCTACGTCGGCGGGAGCGCGCGGCGCTTTCGTGTGGCCGGTCCGCCGAAGGTGAGGGGTGGGCCGCCGTCCGGGTCCTCGCCGAGGAGGATTCCGCCGAGGACCGCCCCGCCGACCCCGCTCGTGTGCTCGTCGGCGGTACCGGCGTACGGGTTCCCGTGCACACGGACGTCCTGCTCGGCCAACTCCCTTGCCTCCAGCGCGGGTTCGTCGGCTGAGGCGGGGTCGGTGTTGAGCAGCAGCTCCGCCTCGGCCAGCCGGGTCCGGGCTTCTACGCCCACGGCACCCCGGTGCGTCGCCACGAAACCGTCCGCCGAACCGACGTCGTTCCGCGTGACGAGCCACGCCGCTGCCCCGAGGACTCCGTCACGTGCCCCGCCCAGCGGCAACATGGCCTGGACGATGCGGCGGAGGGCGTCGAGAGGGTCGTGGGAGTGGGCATGGTCGTGGGCGTGGTTGCGGTCGCCGGTGAGTTCTTCCCGTACGGCGGCGAGGGTGGTGTGGGCGTGGGTGAGGTGGGTGTGGAGCGGCCCTGTCGCGGACGCGGCGGTATCGGTCGTTCTGGCTGTCGCCCTTGCGATGTGGGATTCGGCGCCGGTGAGTGTGGCGGGTACCAACTCCGCTGCGGTGGCGAGTGAGTTGGCGAGCCGGTCGATGTCGTTCAGGAGGACGTCGGCCTGACTGATGGCGCCCTCGGCGGCGCGGAGGGAACGTACGGCTTCGCCGGTATGCCCCAAGTCGGCAGCTTGGCGGCCCTGGTTGAGGTGGGTGGTGGCGAACACGAGCCGGTCCTTGGCCTGTTCGACGTACCCGGTGACGGTGGTGGTCGCGGTCGAGGCCGCGGGTGCCGGGTAGCGGGCGTGCAGGTCGGTGAGGGTGGCGTCGACGCTCCCGGTACGGGCGGCCAGTTCGCGGAACCGGGTCTCCGCGATGCCGAGCGCTTCGTTCATCTCCCGCTCCAACGCCCGGAGTTGATCGAAGGCGGGTGCTTCGGCGTCCAACCGCCGCCCGGCCTCGGCACACCGTCCGACGATGCCGGCGAGGGCTTGCCGCCGGGCGGCTTCCTCTTTCGGTTCCGGGACGCCTCGGTCGTAGCGCAGGCGTATCGCGAAGGCGGCGGAGAGTTCACGCTCGGCGTCCCGCAGGGCCCGTACGAACGGTTCGACGGCCGCCGCCCCGAACCGGGCCTCGGCGAAGGCGAGTTCCTCACGGCTGGTGCGCAGGCAGTCGTCGGCCTGGACGAGGGCGGCACCGGCTTGGCGTTCGAGGACGGGGAGCGGGGTGACGGGCGGTTGGGTTGACACGACACCGGCACCGACACCTACACCGGGAGTCGTACGGGTACGGGCCCTACGGGTACGCCGCACATACCCGTACCCCGCGAGTACGCCGACGCCGCCGAGGGCGACGAGGGGGAGGACGAGGTCGGCGCCGGAGGTCGTCCCCTCGGCCTCCTGCTGCCCGTGTCCGCCCGCACCGGCGACGGGCCCACCCCGGGCGGCCGCAACCGGAACCTCCGCGTTGATCGTCATCACCGGCAACACCAACCACACGACCCCGACCGCCCCACCCAGCACGGCATGCCCCACCCGCACGGATATGTGAGAGCTCCCGCGCCGCGGCCGGCCCCGTATCAAGGATGACGTCACATTTCGGAGCGTATGAGCAGGATTGCGGGCGCGCGACCGGGGTGGGGCGTGGGGGTGGGTGGGGGTGTGTGAGGTGCGATGTGTACGGCTATGGGGAGGGGTGGCGCGGGATGGGGCTGGGTCGTGTAGGGGGTTCGGGGTCGGGTTCGGGTCTGGGGTCGAGTTCGGGTCTGGGGTCGGAGTCGGGGATGAGTTCGGGGCGAGGGGGTGTGGGGGAAGGGGAACCGGAGACCGGGAGGCGCGGCCGGAGCGAAGTGGCGGACGCGCCTGCGGCGGCGGACGCGCCTGCGGCGGCGGACGCGCCTGCGGCGGCGGATTCAGCTGAGGTCGCCGACGGTGGCGTACCCCCACAAGGGCCACCCGCACCCGACGACGAAA
The nucleotide sequence above comes from Streptomyces sp. N50. Encoded proteins:
- a CDS encoding SpoIIE family protein phosphatase, which produces MSEIPAKATESEDPSDRARAEAAGYIDVPGGDGVSAADVMSGVSGGDAMTVGDAMWQSSPPGSIYDYIKVASFSIGPDGLVDQWSLRAEQLFGIPTERAVGMDPIEAFVDPELHERGQRKMAEILDGREWTGVVPFKVPETVDGEPGKEGLAEVYVMPTRTEEGERAAVCIVVDVRILRRIETDLAASQSIFGQSPFGFLLIDPDLRVRRANQQIANTFGGSPEDHRGNGVQDYLQSPEAERVTATLRRVLETGNSITDMHVTGFVPGSEERRHWSINLYRVHSGSGRPIGIAWLGTDVTARRAAAREAASARRNLALLNEAGARIGNSLDLETTARELLDVVVPGFCDLATVDLYQGLLAGDETPPGRADGSAELRRVAFASAVSDAPFVGGGAPVAVGAVHHYPFNSPCADALRTARPQYVPAEEGGPVQSTLAVPMVAHDTVVGLAQFARTKGSEPFGDRDRDLAVELAARAAVCIDNARLYRREHERALILQRSLLPPGDPEASGLDIACRYLPGNAATEVGGDWFDVIELPGHRTALVVGDVMGRGLRAAVAMGELRTAVRTLALLDLEPAEVLSALDEIARGLGTPGGVQQATRAARRPREADLAEVYLATCIYAVYDSVTRRCTFANAGHLPPVLVEPGEAALMLDVPPGMPLGVGGEPFEEVEVELPEGALLALYTDGLVESRDHPLDEGLQAFVGALTDPATRNSSDDHPHAKAALNAETHRDLEDVCDHVLSTLDTHHGEDDIALLMARVQGLPEDSVGDWTLPREPRSVGRAREYARARLQSWDLEPLIDTAELLVSELVTNALRYGEGEIRLRLLLDRTLVCEVWDAGLVQPRRRRARDTDEGGRGLQLVGLLSAAWGSRRTPRGKTVWFELPLPDGENGLVDPAEALLSLF